In Catalinimonas alkaloidigena, a single genomic region encodes these proteins:
- a CDS encoding SusC/RagA family TonB-linked outer membrane protein — protein MAPAVAISGTIVDQNGEGIPGVNVLEKGTSNGTITDVTGRFALNVQTDAILVVSAVGYLSQEVAVNNRTVVDITLQDDVKQLNEVVVVGYGTQDRQELTTSVTSVDSKALERQPVAGFDQALQGQAPGVQVTAPSGAPGAGINIRIRGNNSISLTNSPLYVIDGVPVLPTYDQELSIGNQRPNPLNTLNPADIESIDVLKDGAAAAIYGLRASNGVVVITTKRGKTGKPQVSFNAYYGVQQLRKKLDMLNSTQFASYFNDASVAAGNPAPYADPSAVDYNTDWQDEIYRPAGIRNYQLSLSGGTETTKYYVSGAYFKQDGIMLNSGFDRFSFKINLDQEMGDRFRMGTSLNLSRTNNNNSVRSEIGLQNSGTVLGALAQIPTIPIRNADGTYGQNPFQQLDNPVGNLLETHNRAMIYQAIGNVYGELDLLKNLQFRSSLGLDFRSQIENEFLSRDYPGTQNADPATRGSARTGTNQQVIWLWENTLTYNPELQGGHDLTLLVGQSVQESDRFTSGASVKGFPTNAVPYLFAGTQFTKPSSYQDQWGLMSYFARAIYNFDQRYLATVSLRADGSSRFAPGNRFGYFPAVALGWRIGREAFFPQNSVVTDLKLRASFGANGNQEIGAYDRFSTYGVGYNYPRAGSIQGGIAPERIGNSNLNWETTFQYNGGLDLGLWRDRVTLTFDAYLKQTNNLLTSVPLPYNTGAQNAQIVQNIGSVENKGLELGINSTNLQGLESGFTWNTQFNFTLNRNRVLDIGTLLDENGEEVDREIIGDYTITRKGAPLGAFYGYEVVGIFQSEAAIAAAPTQPNNPQPGDLQFADLNDDGQINAEDRTIIGNPNPNFVAGLTNTFSYKGLELSLFFQGSFGNDIYNQNLVSIEGMADPFNQTTRVLDRWTPANPDTDMPRAVRYDPNNNRRFSTRFVEDGTYVRLKNLTLAYNLPNALMQRAKLGGVRIYATGQNLLTFTNYSGYDPEVSADPFSSVGFGRDYGVYPQARTYTVGLNVTF, from the coding sequence ATGGCCCCGGCCGTCGCCATCAGCGGGACCATCGTCGATCAGAACGGCGAAGGCATTCCCGGCGTCAACGTGCTGGAGAAAGGCACCTCGAACGGCACCATCACCGACGTCACGGGGCGGTTTGCCCTGAACGTGCAGACCGACGCGATCCTGGTGGTCAGCGCGGTAGGGTACCTGAGTCAGGAAGTCGCCGTCAACAACCGAACCGTGGTAGACATCACGTTGCAGGACGACGTGAAACAACTCAACGAAGTGGTCGTGGTTGGATACGGCACGCAGGACCGGCAGGAGCTGACCACCTCGGTCACGTCGGTCGACAGCAAAGCACTGGAGCGCCAGCCCGTCGCCGGTTTCGACCAGGCGTTGCAGGGCCAGGCACCGGGGGTGCAGGTAACGGCGCCGTCGGGCGCACCGGGCGCGGGAATCAACATTCGCATCCGGGGCAACAACTCGATCAGCCTGACCAACTCGCCGCTCTACGTGATCGACGGTGTGCCCGTCCTGCCGACTTACGACCAGGAACTTTCGATCGGAAACCAGCGTCCGAATCCGCTCAACACCTTGAACCCGGCCGACATCGAATCGATCGACGTGCTGAAAGACGGAGCCGCCGCCGCGATTTACGGACTGCGTGCTTCGAACGGTGTGGTGGTCATCACCACCAAGCGCGGCAAAACGGGCAAACCGCAGGTCAGCTTCAACGCCTACTACGGCGTTCAGCAACTGCGGAAGAAGCTCGACATGCTGAATTCGACACAATTCGCCTCGTATTTTAACGATGCCAGCGTAGCCGCCGGCAACCCTGCGCCGTACGCCGATCCGTCGGCGGTGGACTACAACACCGACTGGCAGGACGAAATTTACCGCCCGGCGGGCATCCGCAACTACCAGCTGAGCCTGAGCGGCGGCACCGAGACCACGAAGTATTACGTGTCGGGTGCGTACTTCAAACAGGACGGGATTATGCTCAACTCGGGCTTCGACCGGTTCAGTTTCAAAATCAACCTCGATCAGGAAATGGGCGATCGGTTCCGGATGGGAACCAGCCTGAATTTGAGCCGCACCAACAACAACAACAGCGTCCGTAGTGAAATTGGACTGCAAAACTCAGGCACGGTGCTCGGGGCGCTGGCGCAAATCCCGACCATTCCAATACGGAACGCCGACGGCACTTACGGACAGAACCCTTTCCAGCAACTGGACAACCCCGTGGGGAACCTGCTGGAAACGCACAACCGCGCGATGATCTACCAGGCCATCGGTAACGTGTACGGCGAGCTGGACCTCCTCAAAAACCTGCAGTTCAGGAGCTCGCTCGGGCTGGATTTCCGGAGCCAGATCGAAAACGAATTTCTGAGCCGCGATTATCCCGGTACGCAAAATGCCGACCCCGCCACCCGGGGCAGTGCCCGGACCGGCACGAACCAACAGGTGATCTGGCTGTGGGAAAACACGCTGACCTACAATCCGGAGTTGCAGGGCGGACACGACCTGACGTTGCTGGTGGGTCAGTCGGTACAGGAGTCGGATCGGTTCACGTCGGGCGCCTCGGTGAAAGGCTTCCCGACCAACGCCGTGCCGTACCTGTTTGCCGGTACGCAGTTTACAAAGCCGTCCAGCTACCAGGACCAGTGGGGGCTGATGAGCTACTTTGCACGTGCCATTTACAACTTCGACCAGCGGTACCTGGCGACGGTCAGCCTGCGCGCCGACGGCTCCAGCCGTTTCGCACCGGGCAACCGCTTCGGCTACTTCCCGGCTGTGGCGCTGGGCTGGCGCATCGGACGCGAAGCGTTCTTCCCGCAAAACAGCGTGGTGACCGACCTGAAACTGCGGGCCAGCTTCGGGGCCAACGGCAACCAGGAAATCGGGGCGTATGACCGCTTCAGCACCTACGGGGTCGGGTACAATTATCCTCGGGCGGGCAGCATCCAGGGGGGCATTGCGCCCGAACGGATCGGCAACAGCAACCTGAACTGGGAAACGACCTTCCAGTACAACGGCGGCCTCGACCTGGGGCTGTGGCGCGACCGCGTGACGCTGACGTTTGATGCGTACCTGAAGCAGACCAACAACCTGCTGACCAGCGTGCCGCTGCCGTACAACACGGGTGCCCAAAACGCGCAGATCGTGCAGAACATCGGCTCGGTCGAAAACAAAGGCCTGGAGTTGGGCATCAACAGCACCAACCTTCAGGGACTGGAAAGCGGCTTTACGTGGAACACGCAGTTCAACTTTACGCTGAACCGCAACCGGGTGCTGGACATCGGAACGCTGCTCGACGAAAACGGTGAGGAAGTGGATCGGGAGATCATCGGAGATTACACCATCACCCGCAAAGGTGCGCCGCTGGGCGCGTTCTACGGGTACGAAGTGGTCGGGATCTTCCAGTCGGAAGCCGCCATCGCCGCCGCCCCGACCCAGCCGAACAACCCGCAACCCGGCGATTTGCAATTCGCCGACCTGAACGACGACGGGCAGATCAACGCTGAAGACCGGACCATCATCGGGAATCCGAACCCGAACTTCGTGGCAGGTCTGACCAATACGTTTTCGTACAAAGGACTGGAGCTGAGCCTTTTCTTCCAGGGAAGTTTCGGTAACGACATCTACAACCAGAACCTGGTGTCGATCGAAGGCATGGCCGATCCGTTCAACCAGACCACCCGCGTGCTGGACCGCTGGACGCCTGCCAACCCCGACACCGACATGCCTCGGGCCGTGCGGTACGATCCCAACAACAACCGTCGCTTCTCGACGCGCTTTGTGGAAGACGGCACGTACGTGCGCCTGAAAAACCTGACGCTGGCCTACAACCTGCCCAACGCGCTGATGCAGCGTGCCAAACTGGGCGGGGTGCGCATCTATGCGACCGGACAAAACCTGCTCACGTTCACGAACTATTCCGGCTATGACCCAGAGGTCAGTGCCGATCCGTTCTCGTCGGTGGGCTTTGGTCGTGACTACGGCGTCTATCCGCAGGCGCGTACCTATACCGTGGGTCTGAATGTTACTTTCTAA
- a CDS encoding FecR family protein, translating to MKQSDSRNPRRLFWDWLRPSADANQPNEGDLPPVAFRPHTYSDDVRQAHLRDLENRLGRHDTHRTRTRRLRTWTLAAAASLLLLLSTAGYWWAYLRPLHYTTGNGETLALQLPDGTRVTLNANSTLRVSDDETPDQPREVWLTGEAFFAVTKQPRQGEKSRFIVHTQDLDVEVLGTEFNVRQRGEKTQVVLEEGKIKLQLHDAPVDTLMLAPGDLVDYSGGAKDVRRERVMPEQYRAWTEGQLIFTNQTLQEVAERIRETYGLPVDVDPSIADLRLTGTVPAHTLEELINALETVAEVDIVRRQGTLQVQPIP from the coding sequence ATGAAGCAGTCTGACTCCCGCAACCCTCGACGACTTTTCTGGGATTGGTTACGGCCCTCCGCCGACGCGAACCAACCGAACGAAGGTGATTTACCGCCGGTGGCGTTCCGTCCGCACACTTACAGCGACGACGTCCGGCAGGCCCACCTGCGCGACCTGGAAAATCGCCTCGGCCGACACGACACCCATCGTACACGTACGCGCCGACTTCGCACCTGGACCCTGGCCGCCGCCGCCAGCCTGTTGCTGCTGCTGAGCACAGCCGGCTACTGGTGGGCCTACTTGCGTCCCCTGCACTACACGACGGGCAACGGCGAAACGCTGGCGTTGCAACTGCCGGACGGCACGCGGGTGACGCTGAACGCCAACTCGACCCTGCGCGTGTCAGACGACGAAACGCCCGACCAGCCCCGCGAAGTGTGGCTGACCGGCGAAGCGTTTTTTGCGGTGACCAAACAACCGCGGCAAGGGGAGAAGAGTCGGTTTATCGTCCATACCCAGGACCTGGACGTCGAAGTGCTCGGCACGGAATTCAACGTGCGGCAGCGCGGCGAAAAAACGCAGGTGGTGCTGGAAGAAGGCAAAATCAAACTGCAACTGCACGATGCCCCGGTCGATACGCTGATGCTGGCCCCCGGCGATCTGGTCGACTATTCAGGGGGCGCGAAAGATGTGCGGCGCGAGCGGGTGATGCCGGAACAGTACCGCGCCTGGACCGAAGGGCAACTCATCTTTACGAACCAAACCCTGCAGGAGGTGGCCGAGCGCATTCGCGAAACCTACGGCCTGCCCGTGGACGTCGACCCGTCCATTGCCGACCTGCGCCTGACCGGTACGGTGCCCGCCCACACCCTGGAAGAACTTATCAATGCCCTGGAAACCGTTGCCGAGGTGGACATCGTCCGTCGGCAGGGGACGCTTCAGGTGCAGCCTATTCCATAA
- a CDS encoding RNA polymerase sigma factor, protein MRAALSIQDEQELWRKINQQDRQALTSLYLAYHDTLLDYARKLAHDEALALNCLQELFVQLWHQRGRLSDVKSVKIYLIVALRRRVVRQLKQEQARSRRQFSFQEVQPALEFSAEELVMLHETEAEVREQMADSLNRLPERQREIIYLRYYENLSIQEIADLLHMQYQSVSNNLQRAYKTLRTNPLLRKLAQTFLLLMLGFLK, encoded by the coding sequence ATGCGCGCAGCCTTATCCATACAGGACGAACAAGAGCTCTGGCGGAAGATCAATCAACAGGATCGCCAGGCGCTGACGTCCCTGTACCTGGCGTACCACGATACCCTGCTGGATTACGCGCGCAAGCTGGCGCACGACGAAGCGCTGGCGCTGAATTGCCTGCAAGAGCTGTTCGTCCAACTCTGGCACCAGCGGGGACGCCTGAGCGACGTCAAATCCGTGAAGATCTACCTGATTGTGGCGCTGCGCCGGCGGGTGGTCCGCCAATTAAAACAGGAACAGGCACGTTCCAGACGGCAGTTCTCGTTTCAGGAAGTGCAACCTGCCCTGGAATTCAGTGCGGAAGAGCTGGTGATGCTACACGAAACGGAGGCGGAGGTGCGCGAACAGATGGCCGATTCGCTGAACCGGTTGCCCGAACGCCAGCGCGAAATCATCTACCTGCGCTATTACGAAAACCTGTCGATTCAGGAGATCGCCGATCTGTTGCACATGCAATACCAGTCGGTGTCCAACAACCTGCAACGCGCCTACAAAACGCTCCGCACCAACCCGCTGCTCCGGAAACTGGCCCAGACTTTTCTGTTGCTGATGCTGGGTTTCCTGAAGTAG
- a CDS encoding LytR/AlgR family response regulator transcription factor, giving the protein MEILIVEDEKPALQRLMQAVERYDPAIRIAATPGSVREAVRWLIGHPAPDLILLDIQLSDGLSLDIFQECAVACPVIFTTAYDEYMVDAFQHNGIDYLLKPIRQEKLERALNKYLKLQTHFTTQAAISPDLFARLGASVAAPETATETYKSRVLVRKGVEFLAIRTEDVAWFFSTHKVVFLVDRAGTRYLTDKTLTELENELDPDLFFRANRQYIVHVDGVARFRSAGKGKISLELTPPAGEAVVISQERAGVFRSWLER; this is encoded by the coding sequence ATGGAAATTCTGATTGTCGAAGACGAAAAACCGGCGCTGCAACGTCTGATGCAGGCCGTCGAACGGTACGACCCCGCAATTCGCATTGCCGCCACCCCCGGGAGCGTGCGCGAGGCGGTGCGCTGGCTGATTGGCCACCCCGCCCCCGACCTGATTCTGCTGGATATTCAGTTGTCAGACGGGCTGTCGCTCGACATCTTTCAGGAGTGCGCCGTGGCTTGTCCCGTGATCTTCACCACGGCTTACGATGAGTACATGGTCGACGCGTTTCAGCACAACGGCATCGATTACCTGCTCAAGCCCATCCGTCAGGAAAAACTGGAGCGTGCGCTGAACAAATACCTGAAACTTCAGACCCACTTCACGACGCAGGCGGCCATTTCGCCCGATCTGTTTGCACGGCTGGGGGCTTCGGTCGCTGCACCGGAAACGGCCACAGAGACGTACAAATCGCGCGTGCTGGTCCGCAAAGGCGTGGAGTTTCTGGCGATCCGCACAGAAGACGTCGCCTGGTTTTTTTCTACCCACAAAGTAGTATTCCTGGTGGACCGGGCGGGCACCCGTTACCTGACTGACAAAACGTTAACCGAACTGGAGAACGAACTGGACCCGGACCTGTTTTTTCGGGCCAACCGGCAGTACATCGTCCACGTCGACGGCGTTGCGCGGTTTCGGTCGGCGGGCAAAGGAAAAATTTCGCTGGAGTTGACCCCACCCGCTGGCGAGGCGGTAGTGATCAGCCAGGAGCGTGCCGGCGTTTTCCGGTCGTGGCTGGAACGCTGA
- a CDS encoding sensor histidine kinase — MTAQPRSINDVPARLVGIPLLAFLIPNLTGILDYEHMAWPLIAASYGWFVLLSAAIWQGNRFLLFTLRARYDWLNQPLEKLLWLVGANVLYTAPLTFLMLSAWYLGLGQPVDWHEVAIVTLVNVICVLIVTHAYETVFLIKQTKDDALRVAQLERAKAEMELASLKNQLDPHFMFNSLNTLSWLIENQPARALTFSEHLADVYRYILSNRNRELVLLKEELTFLQHYFALLQIRFGEAVHLTATSPLLKTDAYLIPPISLQLLLENAVKHNEFSEERPLQIEYRLEDDFISFTNPIRRKRSARRSAKVGLRNLNERCQLLTNQGIEILLVDDRYTVRLPILNVSA; from the coding sequence ATGACTGCGCAACCTCGCTCGATCAACGACGTCCCCGCCCGCCTTGTCGGGATTCCGCTGCTGGCGTTTCTGATCCCGAACCTGACGGGTATCCTCGACTACGAACACATGGCGTGGCCGCTGATCGCGGCCAGTTACGGGTGGTTTGTGCTGCTTTCGGCGGCCATCTGGCAGGGCAACCGGTTTCTGTTGTTTACCCTGCGGGCGCGCTACGACTGGCTGAATCAGCCGTTAGAAAAACTGCTGTGGCTGGTAGGGGCCAACGTGCTCTACACCGCGCCGCTCACGTTTCTGATGCTAAGCGCCTGGTACCTGGGCCTCGGGCAACCCGTCGACTGGCACGAGGTGGCCATCGTGACGCTGGTCAATGTGATTTGTGTGCTGATCGTGACGCACGCTTACGAAACGGTATTTCTGATCAAACAGACCAAAGACGATGCCTTGCGGGTGGCGCAACTGGAACGCGCCAAGGCCGAGATGGAACTGGCCAGCCTGAAAAACCAGCTCGATCCGCACTTCATGTTCAACTCGCTCAACACACTGTCGTGGCTCATCGAAAACCAGCCCGCCCGCGCCCTCACGTTCAGCGAGCACCTGGCCGACGTGTACCGCTACATCCTCTCGAACCGCAACCGGGAGCTGGTGCTGCTGAAAGAAGAACTGACTTTTTTGCAGCACTACTTCGCCCTGTTGCAAATCCGGTTCGGGGAGGCCGTACACCTGACGGCCACGTCGCCGTTGCTGAAGACGGACGCCTACCTGATTCCGCCCATTTCGCTGCAACTTTTGCTGGAAAATGCGGTGAAACATAACGAGTTCTCCGAAGAGCGTCCTCTGCAAATCGAGTACCGGTTGGAGGACGATTTTATAAGTTTCACCAATCCGATCCGCCGGAAACGCTCGGCGCGCCGGTCTGCCAAAGTGGGCCTCCGGAACCTGAACGAACGATGCCAGCTACTGACCAACCAGGGCATCGAAATTTTGCTGGTAGACGACCGCTACACGGTCCGGCTACCCATCTTAAATGTATCTGCCTGA